DNA from Aggregatimonas sangjinii:
GAGTCCAAAGAATCGTTTAATCTCGTTCTCGACTCTTCTATAACAGACAGAAACTGAAAGAAGCATCAATCAAAATCAAATCACATGTTACAAAACTTCTTTATGCTCTGCTCTGGGGCGGATTCCACGATTTTAAAAAGCTGTTCGGAAGGCGAACAAAATAAATACGCCGGCATTGGGGCCACTGTTTTCTTTACCGCGGTCATGGCCTTTATTGCAAGCAGTTATGCGCTGTACACAGTTTTCGATAGCGTAGTAGCCGCTGTCTTATTCGGCTTGCTTTGGGGGCTTCTCATTTTCAACCTGGATCGGTTTATCGTATCCACCATTAAAAAACGAAACAGTTTTGCTTCCGAATTATTGCAGGCAACACCTCGAATCGTTTTGGCGGTCATCATCGCCATCGTCATTGCCAAGCCCTTGGAAATGAAAATTTTCGAAAAGGAAATCAATCAAGTGCTTTTGGAGGAAAAGAATGCAATGACCCTGGCGAACAAAGAACAACTCGCGCTGCAATACACCCCAGCTGTCGAAAAGCTGAACCAAGCTATTGCCGATTTAAAAGCGGAGGTTGCGGCTCAAGAAGCGGAGACCAATGCGCTCTATGACACCTATATCACCGAGGCGGAAGGTACCGCCGGTAGTATGCTTTTGGGCAAAGGACCTGTGTACGCGGAGAAACGGGAAAAGCACGATGCCGCCCTCGCGGAATTACAACAACTTAAAGAAGCCAACGCGATGAAAATCTCGGGCATCGAATCCCAGATTTCCGCCCTTGAAGTGGAATATGCCGATGTCGTTAAAAATTCCCAACCCATCATCGACGGTTTCGACGGACTTATGGCCCGTATTACCGCTTTGGAAAAACTGCCTTGGCTACCCTCCTTCTTTATCTTTTTACTGTTTTTGGCCATTGAGACCTCGCCGATAATCGCGAAATTATTGGCCCCAAAAGGGGAATACGATCTGAAACTTGAAGACGAGGAAAGCGCTATCAAGACCTGGGTGGCGCAAAAGGTACACCAGCGCAAGCAAGTTTTGGCTACCGATACCGCATTGAATGAAAAAATCTACGGTGAGATTGCAGAGGAGGAAGCCGTTTATGCCCACAAAAAGCGGAAAGCAGAGGAACTGCTTAAACTGCAGGCCGATGCATTCCAAGAGATGCAAATCAAGAGTTTATAGTTCTCATAGTACGAGACACTAAGCTGGTAATAAGATGCTCAG
Protein-coding regions in this window:
- a CDS encoding DUF4407 domain-containing protein, translating into MLQNFFMLCSGADSTILKSCSEGEQNKYAGIGATVFFTAVMAFIASSYALYTVFDSVVAAVLFGLLWGLLIFNLDRFIVSTIKKRNSFASELLQATPRIVLAVIIAIVIAKPLEMKIFEKEINQVLLEEKNAMTLANKEQLALQYTPAVEKLNQAIADLKAEVAAQEAETNALYDTYITEAEGTAGSMLLGKGPVYAEKREKHDAALAELQQLKEANAMKISGIESQISALEVEYADVVKNSQPIIDGFDGLMARITALEKLPWLPSFFIFLLFLAIETSPIIAKLLAPKGEYDLKLEDEESAIKTWVAQKVHQRKQVLATDTALNEKIYGEIAEEEAVYAHKKRKAEELLKLQADAFQEMQIKSL